A stretch of Deltaproteobacteria bacterium DNA encodes these proteins:
- a CDS encoding spore coat protein translates to MSSTRLPGKVMKPLAGRPMLAHVVERASAAKLVDRVVVATSTDPGDDEIARWCAASGVECFRGSLDDVLDRYHRAARSAGAAVIVRITADCPMLDPEIVDMLIRRFLDSGADYAGLDGRFPDGLDCEVFTAGALECAWRKARLRSEREHVTPFIWKNPRRFAIAHLRSERDLSQMRWTVDDERDFAFAAEVFRALGGGGGGGRIFHMRDVLALLEENPRLAEINAGTPRNEGYFKSLREDGIVS, encoded by the coding sequence ATGAGCTCCACGCGGCTTCCGGGCAAGGTCATGAAGCCCCTTGCCGGCCGCCCCATGCTCGCCCACGTGGTGGAGCGCGCCTCGGCGGCGAAGCTCGTGGACCGCGTTGTCGTGGCCACGAGCACCGACCCCGGCGACGACGAGATCGCCCGCTGGTGCGCCGCCAGCGGTGTCGAGTGCTTCCGCGGAAGCCTTGACGACGTGCTCGACCGCTACCACCGTGCGGCGCGCAGCGCGGGCGCCGCCGTCATAGTCCGCATAACGGCCGACTGTCCCATGCTCGACCCGGAGATAGTGGACATGCTCATACGCCGTTTCCTCGACTCGGGGGCCGACTACGCGGGGCTCGACGGTCGCTTTCCCGACGGACTGGACTGCGAGGTCTTCACCGCCGGGGCGCTGGAGTGCGCGTGGCGCAAGGCGCGCCTCAGGAGCGAGCGCGAGCACGTAACGCCCTTCATATGGAAGAACCCCCGGCGCTTCGCCATCGCCCACCTGCGCTCGGAGCGCGACCTCTCGCAGATGCGCTGGACCGTGGACGACGAGCGCGACTTCGCCTTCGCCGCCGAGGTCTTCAGGGCCCTGGGCGGCGGGGGCGGGGGGGGGCGCATATTCCACATGAGGGACGTGCTGGCCCTTCTCGAAGAGAACCCGCGCCTTGCGGAGATAAACGCCGGCACGCCGAGAAACGAAGGCTACTTTAAGAGCCTGAGGGAGGACGGGATTGTCTCGTGA
- a CDS encoding aminotransferase class III-fold pyridoxal phosphate-dependent enzyme produces MKRFERSEALWERAVKVIPCGTQTLSKGPDQFVRGVTPKYLERGRGSHVWDADGNEYIDYPLALGPILLGYDYPPVVEAVVRQVREGTTFTLMHPLEVEVAELVCEMVPCAEMVRFAKNGADVTSAAVRVARAATGRDHVVFCGYHGCQDWYAVTTPRNKGIPAVLGGLVHPFEYNDIGSLERVLDEYDGRTACVIMEVPGIEPAVDEASGRNFIQQASELARKRGALFILDEIVTGFRYAKGGAQEYFDVDADLCCLGKGMANGFAVSALAGKREFMRELEEVFFSMTYSGETTGLAAAKATLTEILERPVIEHIWRLGGMLHDGLGRQAADCGVTLDILGKPPRAGYAFRDAGGEEDLLQKSLFLQETVKRGILFGGPIFISYSHDEEDIGKTLEATAAAMAAVGEGLAKGDLAARLEGEPVGVVFRQRS; encoded by the coding sequence ATGAAGAGGTTCGAGAGGTCGGAAGCGCTGTGGGAGAGGGCCGTCAAGGTCATACCCTGCGGCACGCAGACGCTGAGCAAGGGGCCAGACCAGTTCGTCCGGGGCGTTACGCCCAAGTATCTCGAACGCGGCAGGGGCTCGCACGTGTGGGACGCGGACGGCAACGAGTACATCGACTATCCCCTGGCGCTGGGCCCCATACTGCTGGGCTACGACTATCCTCCGGTGGTGGAGGCGGTGGTGCGGCAGGTGAGGGAGGGCACGACCTTCACGCTCATGCACCCGCTCGAGGTCGAGGTGGCCGAGCTCGTCTGCGAGATGGTGCCCTGCGCCGAGATGGTCCGCTTTGCAAAGAACGGCGCCGACGTGACGAGCGCCGCCGTCAGGGTGGCGAGGGCCGCCACGGGCCGCGACCACGTCGTCTTCTGCGGCTACCACGGCTGCCAGGACTGGTACGCCGTCACGACACCGCGCAACAAGGGCATACCGGCCGTCCTGGGCGGGCTCGTCCATCCCTTCGAATACAACGACATAGGGTCTCTCGAAAGGGTGCTCGACGAGTACGACGGCAGGACGGCCTGCGTCATAATGGAGGTGCCGGGCATAGAGCCGGCGGTCGACGAGGCCTCGGGCAGGAACTTCATCCAGCAGGCAAGCGAGCTGGCCCGCAAACGGGGGGCGCTCTTCATACTCGACGAGATCGTGACGGGCTTCAGGTACGCAAAGGGCGGGGCCCAGGAATACTTCGACGTCGATGCCGACCTGTGCTGTCTTGGCAAGGGCATGGCCAACGGTTTCGCCGTCTCGGCCCTTGCCGGGAAGCGGGAGTTCATGCGGGAGCTCGAGGAGGTCTTCTTCTCCATGACCTACTCGGGCGAGACCACGGGGCTTGCGGCGGCCAAGGCCACGCTCACGGAGATACTGGAGCGGCCGGTGATAGAGCACATCTGGCGCCTGGGCGGTATGCTCCACGACGGGCTCGGGCGCCAGGCCGCGGACTGCGGCGTAACGCTCGACATACTGGGCAAGCCGCCGAGGGCGGGCTACGCCTTCAGGGACGCCGGGGGCGAGGAGGATCTCCTGCAGAAGAGTCTCTTTCTGCAGGAGACCGTAAAACGCGGCATACTCTTCGGCGGTCCCATCTTCATAAGCTACTCCCACGACGAGGAGGACATCGGCAAGACGCTGGAGGCCACGGCGGCCGCCATGGCCGCCGTGGGCGAGGGGCTTGCGAAGGGAGACCTCGCCGCAAGGCTCGAGGGCGAGCCCGTGGGGGTCGTCTTCAGGCAGAGGAGCTGA
- a CDS encoding acyclic terpene utilization AtuA family protein, producing MVTLSRGDVTIWTEGGSPIGMGHVIRSLNIARSLRNFGVEAGFFINAEGPAAELIREGGFEYVVRPIESGDISSSARRVVIFDTKKDVSSLAVALKARGRAVVLIDNMTAADAHADAVIIPTPLADREAFKANYHGGVRFTIVGGNFIDLRKSLPERRHSLPLRVLVTMGGADPMGLTEKVVEAVKEMDRIKVTVVTGPAARPSRRLDEIREEYADKFTFLHAVKDMAPLVAGSHVAFTALGTTIWEVAYMGVPSIVIANYAEDRAGLRRLRAFGMGYALGHHEEVADEAVREALASLVDGPELWSAMSFEALGLLDGLGAARVASIIKAFVS from the coding sequence ATGGTGACTCTTTCAAGGGGTGACGTGACCATATGGACCGAGGGCGGCAGTCCCATCGGCATGGGCCACGTCATACGGAGCCTCAACATCGCCCGCTCGCTGCGAAACTTCGGCGTCGAGGCCGGTTTCTTCATAAACGCCGAGGGGCCGGCCGCCGAGCTCATAAGAGAGGGCGGCTTCGAGTACGTCGTGCGCCCCATCGAGTCCGGGGACATAAGCTCGTCGGCCCGGCGGGTGGTGATCTTCGATACGAAGAAGGACGTCTCGTCCCTGGCCGTGGCGCTCAAGGCCAGGGGCAGGGCCGTGGTGCTCATAGACAACATGACGGCCGCCGACGCCCATGCCGACGCCGTCATCATCCCCACCCCCCTTGCCGACAGGGAGGCCTTCAAGGCCAACTACCACGGCGGCGTGAGGTTCACCATCGTGGGCGGCAACTTCATCGACCTGCGAAAATCGCTTCCCGAACGGCGGCACTCGCTTCCGCTGCGGGTGCTCGTCACAATGGGAGGGGCCGACCCCATGGGGCTCACCGAGAAGGTCGTCGAGGCCGTAAAGGAGATGGACCGCATAAAGGTCACCGTCGTCACGGGCCCGGCGGCCCGCCCGAGCAGAAGGCTCGACGAGATAAGGGAGGAGTACGCCGACAAGTTCACCTTCCTCCACGCCGTAAAGGACATGGCTCCGCTCGTGGCCGGCTCCCACGTGGCCTTCACGGCACTGGGCACGACGATCTGGGAGGTGGCCTACATGGGCGTGCCGTCCATCGTCATCGCCAACTACGCGGAAGACAGGGCCGGGCTCCGCAGGCTCAGGGCCTTCGGCATGGGATACGCCCTCGGCCACCACGAGGAGGTGGCCGACGAGGCGGTGAGGGAGGCGCTCGCAAGCCTCGTCGACGGCCCGGAGCTATGGTCCGCCATGAGCTTCGAGGCCCTCGGCCTCCTCGACGGTCTCGGCGCGGCCCGTGTTGCTTCGATCATAAAGGCCTTTGTGAGCTGA
- a CDS encoding glycoside hydrolase family 57, which translates to MLYLYSIFHCNLSFSSIPEADYGVVARRCYAPLLDMAEEGLPLALEATASTLVELSRIDPAFVDRLGRLWEEGRCEFVGSGYSQIIMPLVPCEVNRWNLDEGNRLYRGLLGRAPETVLVNEQTFSAGLVDLYSEAGYRSLVMDWANCHRFNRYPRNRLYYPQLAKGLDATMNVIWNHSIAFQKFQRAVHGELPLEGYMDFLLSHYDEGRPRGFILYGNDAEVFDYRPGAGATGATAEYGAVRSLMRSLAGDGRFELVTPSQVLSLLGDEPEAMHPLALQSPETPVVCKKQEKYNPLRWAVTGRDDVHINTACYRIYEKIRSAAGRLDGERLSDLKRKLCTVWGSDLRTNTVDEKFQRYRDLLGWLMVETSALGWRQGGGCARAAEPEAGAPAARRVECAVESDGGLVRVRTGAVEAAFIEAKGLALESLSFPGVWPAPLIGTIAHGHFDDIALGADFFSCHLIHVARDGAKTTDLAKCRGLVEEDEETVTVSVSIPLAFGTLRKRYTVWRDEPRFAVTYGLAVAALGASSLRLGIFTFLPWGFDRARLWYETVNGGPGPERFALAGRRVEHDRAVSPLVTASSCLGATDGTVRVGDDDKCVAVTTDKSGLYTAPMLNYREVDDGFFLRLYHSVGEVDDTAYWTWRGTNEVTFTVTAAGR; encoded by the coding sequence ATGCTCTATCTGTATTCCATATTCCACTGCAACCTCTCGTTCTCGTCCATACCGGAGGCGGATTACGGGGTCGTGGCCAGGCGCTGCTACGCCCCGCTTCTCGACATGGCCGAGGAGGGGCTGCCCCTTGCGCTCGAAGCGACGGCCTCGACGCTCGTCGAGCTCTCGCGCATCGACCCGGCGTTCGTCGACAGGCTCGGGCGTCTCTGGGAGGAAGGCCGGTGCGAATTCGTGGGATCGGGTTACAGTCAGATCATAATGCCGCTGGTCCCCTGCGAGGTGAACCGCTGGAACCTCGACGAGGGCAACCGCCTCTACCGCGGGCTCCTCGGCCGCGCGCCGGAGACCGTGCTCGTGAACGAACAGACCTTCTCGGCCGGGCTGGTGGACCTCTACAGCGAGGCCGGCTACAGAAGCCTCGTCATGGACTGGGCCAACTGCCACCGCTTCAACCGCTACCCGCGCAACCGGCTCTACTATCCCCAGCTCGCAAAGGGTCTCGATGCGACGATGAACGTCATCTGGAACCACTCCATCGCCTTCCAGAAGTTCCAGCGCGCGGTCCACGGCGAGCTGCCGCTTGAGGGCTACATGGATTTCCTCCTCTCCCATTACGATGAAGGTCGGCCCCGCGGCTTCATCCTCTACGGCAACGACGCCGAGGTCTTCGACTACAGGCCGGGCGCGGGCGCAACGGGCGCGACGGCCGAGTACGGTGCCGTGCGCTCGCTCATGCGCTCGCTCGCCGGAGACGGCCGCTTCGAGCTCGTCACCCCCTCGCAGGTCCTCTCGCTCCTCGGGGACGAGCCCGAGGCCATGCACCCCCTCGCCCTCCAGTCGCCCGAGACGCCCGTGGTCTGCAAGAAGCAGGAGAAGTACAACCCCCTGCGCTGGGCCGTCACGGGCCGCGACGACGTGCACATAAACACGGCCTGCTACCGCATATACGAGAAGATAAGGTCCGCCGCCGGCCGTCTCGACGGCGAGAGGCTCTCCGATCTCAAGCGAAAGCTCTGCACCGTGTGGGGAAGCGACCTGCGCACGAACACGGTGGACGAGAAGTTCCAGCGCTACCGCGACCTGCTGGGCTGGCTCATGGTCGAGACGTCGGCCCTTGGATGGCGACAGGGCGGCGGCTGCGCAAGGGCAGCGGAGCCGGAAGCCGGCGCTCCGGCCGCGCGCCGCGTCGAGTGCGCCGTGGAGAGCGACGGGGGGCTTGTGCGCGTCCGCACCGGCGCCGTCGAGGCGGCCTTCATCGAGGCCAAGGGGCTCGCCCTCGAAAGCCTCTCCTTTCCCGGCGTCTGGCCGGCCCCCCTCATCGGCACCATCGCCCACGGCCACTTCGACGACATCGCCCTGGGCGCCGACTTCTTCAGTTGCCACCTCATACACGTGGCCCGCGACGGCGCGAAGACGACGGACCTCGCAAAGTGCCGGGGCCTTGTCGAAGAGGACGAAGAGACCGTCACGGTGAGCGTGAGCATACCGCTCGCCTTCGGCACGCTCCGCAAGCGTTACACCGTGTGGAGGGACGAGCCGCGCTTTGCCGTCACCTACGGCCTCGCCGTGGCGGCGCTCGGCGCCTCGTCGCTTCGACTCGGCATATTCACCTTCCTGCCCTGGGGCTTCGACAGGGCGCGGCTCTGGTACGAGACCGTCAACGGCGGTCCCGGCCCGGAGAGGTTCGCCCTCGCCGGCCGGCGCGTCGAGCACGACAGGGCCGTAAGCCCCCTCGTCACGGCATCGAGCTGCCTGGGCGCGACGGACGGCACCGTGCGCGTCGGCGACGACGACAAGTGCGTCGCCGTAACGACCGACAAGAGCGGGCTCTATACGGCGCCCATGCTCAACTACCGCGAGGTGGACGACGGCTTCTTCCTGCGCCTCTACCACAGCGTGGGCGAGGTGGACGACACGGCCTACTGGACATGGCGCGGCACGAATGAGGTGACTTTCACCGTCACCGCCGCAGGGCGATGA
- a CDS encoding Gfo/Idh/MocA family oxidoreductase, translated as MRRETSPQGSRASPWGSSSGRGAEVTEGAKRLRALIAGCGSIGRRHARNLASLGVRDFVLCDLDAGRLERARGELPEGCAAVLFTDLVEAAAEGADFAFVCTPSSLHVPMAVELAGRGMDLFIEKPLSHSLDGVDGLRRVVEEKGLKAVMGMCYRFHPVLLRIKEILESGVLGRIHHVNYFGGHYLPDWHPGEDYRREYAARRELGGGVVLTSIHGIDNIRWLFGEVEECCAVTDKVSDLEMDVEDLVMALMRVEGGVYVSWQSDFLQRTARHVLVVTGSEGTLRCDIGAGLILTGVAGAGGWREEKVEFHVNSMYIEEARSFLRCVESRGEPAVDLADGEKTLAAALRLKETSPW; from the coding sequence TTGCGAAGGGAGACCTCGCCGCAAGGCTCGAGGGCGAGCCCGTGGGGGTCGTCTTCAGGCAGAGGAGCTGAGGTGACAGAGGGCGCAAAGAGATTGCGGGCGCTCATAGCCGGCTGCGGCTCCATAGGACGGCGTCACGCAAGAAACCTCGCCTCCCTCGGCGTCAGGGACTTCGTGCTCTGCGACCTCGACGCCGGAAGGCTCGAGCGGGCGAGGGGCGAACTTCCCGAAGGCTGCGCCGCGGTCCTCTTCACCGATCTTGTCGAGGCGGCGGCCGAGGGCGCCGATTTCGCCTTCGTCTGCACGCCGTCGAGCCTCCACGTGCCCATGGCCGTCGAGCTTGCCGGGCGCGGCATGGACCTCTTCATAGAGAAGCCGCTCTCCCACAGTCTCGACGGCGTGGACGGGCTCAGGAGGGTAGTAGAAGAGAAGGGCCTCAAGGCCGTGATGGGCATGTGCTACCGCTTCCACCCGGTGCTGCTGCGCATAAAGGAGATACTCGAGTCCGGCGTGCTCGGCCGCATCCACCACGTCAACTATTTCGGCGGCCATTACCTGCCCGACTGGCATCCGGGCGAGGACTACCGCCGCGAGTACGCCGCCAGGCGCGAGCTCGGCGGAGGCGTGGTGCTCACCAGCATCCACGGCATAGACAACATACGCTGGCTCTTCGGCGAGGTGGAGGAGTGCTGCGCCGTTACGGACAAGGTGAGCGACCTGGAGATGGACGTCGAGGACCTGGTCATGGCGCTCATGCGGGTCGAGGGCGGGGTCTACGTGTCGTGGCAGAGCGACTTTCTGCAGCGCACGGCCCGGCACGTGCTCGTCGTGACGGGCTCGGAGGGGACGCTTCGCTGCGACATAGGCGCCGGGCTCATCCTGACCGGCGTCGCCGGGGCGGGCGGGTGGCGGGAGGAGAAGGTGGAATTCCATGTCAACTCCATGTATATTGAGGAGGCGAGGTCTTTTCTGCGTTGTGTGGAGAGCCGGGGGGAGCCTGCCGTCGACCTGGCCGACGGCGAGAAGACGCTCGCCGCGGCGCTCCGGCTCAAGGAGACGTCTCCATGGTGA